In Comamonas koreensis, the genomic stretch GGCTGTGCTCGCCAATGACCAGTGGCTTTTCCAGTGGCGCGAGCAGATCTGCCAGCGCGCTGGCCAGCAGGTCCTTGACAGCGGCGGGGTCGGTGGTCTTGCTGTCCTTGACGCGCTGCTTGAGGTCTTTGAGCAGATGCTGGGTTGCCTTGACGCCGGTATCGGCCATCAGCAGCGCCTCTTCGAGCTCTTCGTAGAGCTGCTCGTCGATCTTGGTGCCGGTGAAGACCGTGGCAATGCTCGAGCCGGTTTTGCGCAAACCGCTCTTCAAGCGGTTCATCCAGCTGTCGCGGCTGCTGGCGGGCTCGGATGCTATAGTGATAGGAGCTACCGGAGCCTGCGGAGCTTGTGTAACTGGGTTTTTCGTGACCGTTTCTGCAGCCGTGGGTGCCGGGGCTGCGGCCTTGCCGCCCATGCCCAGGCCACGCAGCCAGCCCGTCTTGGTGGGCTCGGCAGCCACAGGGCGGATCGGGGTCAGCGGCGCGCTGGGCACCTGGGGTGCGGGCGGCGGGACATCGGCCGCTGGAGCGGGCGCAGGCGCTGGCTCGGCGGCGGAAGGGCTGGGGGCTGCGTCGGCAGCGGGAGATTTTTTCTTGAAAAAACTGAACATTGTGCGCTACGTAGAATCAGCCTATTTTATGAAACGTTCCACCATTTTGCTGGCCTTGATGGCCTCCCTGGGCGCTGGGGCTTCTCCAGCCTGGGCCGCATCGCCTATGCCCACCACTGCCATCGCCTCCAATTCTGCTGGGGCCCAGCAGTTCAAACTGTCCAATGGCATGGACCTGATCGTACAGCCTGACAAGCGCGCGCCCACGGCGGTGCACATGGTCTGGGTGCGCGTGGGCTCGATGGACGAGGTCGACGGCCGCTCGGGCCTGGCCCATGCGCTCGAGCACATGATGTTCAAGGGCACGGCCACCGTAGCGCCCGGCGATTTTTCGCGCAAGGTCGCAGCGCTCGGCGGGCAGGACAATGCCTTTACCAACCGCGACTACACCGGCTACTACCAGCAGATTCCGTCGGGCAAGCTCGAAGAGGTGATGCGCCTGGAGTCAGACCGCTTTGCCAACAACCAGTGGCCCGACAGCGAGTTCAAGAAAGAGATCGAGGTCATCAAGGAAGAGCGGCGCATGCGCACCGACGACAACCCGCGCGCCAGCCTGATGGAGCAGCTCAACGCTGCGACCTGGCAGGCCTCGCCCTACCACCGCCCGGTGATTGGCTGGATGGGCGACCTCGACTCCATGCACCCCGATGATGCCCGCGCCTTCCACAAGGCCTGGTATGTGCCGGAGAACGCGGTGGTGGTGGTCGCTGGCGATGTGGATGTGGACAAGGTGCTTGCGCTGGCCGAGAAATACTACGGCAGCATTCCAGCGCGTGCCTTGCCGGAGCGCAAGCCCCGGCCCGAGCCACTGCAAAAGGGCGAGCGCCGGCTCGACTACAAGGCGCCTGCCGAGCAGGCCTATGTGGTGATGAGCTTCAAGGTGCCCGACCTGCGCAACCTGGTCGAGCCCAAGGACAGCGACAAGGATGCGATGGCGCTGTTGATGCTGGGCTCTGTGCTCAGTGGCTATGACGGCGCGCGCCTGGACCGCCAGCTGACCCAGGGCCCCGGCCGCGTGGCTGACGCCACCTTCAGCGGTGCCAGCGTGGTCAACCGGGGGCCTTCCACCTTCTTGCTGGGCGGCGTGCCATCGCAAGGCAAGACCGCCAAGGACGTGGAGGCGGCTTTGCGTGCCGAGGTGGCCCGCGTTGCCAAGGAAGGCGTGGGCGAGGCCGAGCTGGAGCGGGTGCGCACCCAGTGGCAGGCCTCTACCGTGTATGAGCGCGACTCGGTCTTTGGCCAGGCCAATGACCTGGGCTCCAACTGGGTGCTGGGCTTGCCGCTCGATGCCAATGACAAGCTGCTGGCGCTGATGAAAACGGTGACAGCCGCGCAGGTGCAGTCGTTGGCTGCGCGCTATTTTGGCGATGACCAGATGACAGTGGCGACCCTGGTACCCCAGCCGCTGACCGATGCCGACCGCGCCGCGCAAAAGCGTAGCGGTGCCGCGACCAAGGACGGGGCGGTGCACTGACCAAACCCCGTGGCGGATGCACTGTTTGACGCACCCGCCAACGATTGTTTTTACCAGGACCTGCCGCAGATGGCAGCGGGCCCTGGCTAGCAGAGATACCCATGCGAACCTCTTTTTGCAAAACACTGGTCGGCGGCGCAGCCGCCTTGCTGGCCTGCCATTCGGCCTGGGCCTTGCTGCCCATTGAGCACTGGACCCAGGACAGCGGCGCCCAGGTCTGGCTGGTCAACAGCCCCACGATCCCGATGGTGGATGTGCAGCTGAACTTTGATGCTGGCAGCCGGCGCGACCCGGCGGACCAGGCAGGCCTGGCGAGCGCCGCGGCCATGATGGCCTCCAAGGGCGTCAAGGCGCAGGGCAGTGCGCCTGCGCTTGACGAGAACGCGGTCGGCGAAGCCTGGGCCGATCTGGGTGCCAGCTTTGGCGCCGGCGCCAGCAGCGATGCGCTGACCTTCTCCTTGCGCTCGCTGACCGATGGCAGCCTGCTGGGCCGCGCCGCTGACCTGGCGGCCCGCCAGATGGCCCAGCCCAGCTATGACGATGCCGTCTGGCAGCGCGAGCGCGAGCGCTGGAATGCCGCGATCAAGGAGGGCAATACCCGCCCTGCGGTGGTGGCGGGCCGCGCCTTCAACCAGGCCGTGTTTGGCAGCCACCCTTATGGGCTGCGTGCCACTGAAGAGACCCTGGCCCGGATCAGCCCGGCGGTGATGCAGCAGTACCTGGCGCGCTCGGTCGACGCCTGCCGCGCCAAGGTGACGCTGGTGGGCGCGCTGGACAAGACCCAGGCCGATGCGCTGGTCAAGCGCCTGCTGGCCCAGGTGCCGGCCACGCCCAAGGCGCAGTGCGCGGCGCCCGCTGAGGTGCCGGCCGTGCAGCCGCTGGCCAAGGCCGATGACATCCAGATCGCGTTTGACTCGGCCCAGGCCCAGGTGCTGCTGGGCCAGCCCGGCATCCGCCGCGCCGACCCGGATTTTCTGGCCGTGCTGGTGGGCAACCATATTCTGGGCGGCGGCGGATTCGCGTCGCGCCTGATGGAAGAGGTGCGCGAAAAGCGCGGCCTGGTGTATGGCGTGTACTCGTCGTTCAACCCGGGGCTGGATGCCGGTGCCTTCCAGATCGGATTGCAGACCCGGCCTGACCAGGCAGCCGAGGCGCTCAAGGTGACGCGCGAGGTGCTGAGCGATTTCATCGCCAAGGGCCCCACCGCCGAGGAACTGCGCGATGCCAAGGACAACCTGATTGGGGGCTTTGCGCTGCGCGTGGACAGCAATGCCAAGCTCTTGGGCAATGTGACCAATATCGCCTGGAATGGACTGCCTCTGGACTACCTGGACCACTGGACGGACCGGGTCGAAGCCCTCAGCGCCGACGATGTGCGCAAGGCCATGGCGCGCATGGTGCAGCCCGACAAGCAAGTGACCGTGGTCTTGGGAGCAAAACCATAATGGGACGCAGTGCCATCAAAAGCGAGGGCGCGCTGCGCGCCCTGGTGCAAAAGGCAGCCGCTGCGGCCGACGCCGCGCCTGACGCGGCGCCCGCCCGCAAGCGCGGCACTACTGGAAACTCGGGCAATGCCGCCCGCGTGGCAGCGTCCGCTGCCGGAGAGATCCGCATCATTGGCGGCCAATGGCGCCGCACCAAGCTGGCGGTGCTGACCCGCCCCGATCTGCGGCCCACGCCCGACCGCGTGCGCGAGACCTTGTTCAACTGGCTGGGCCAGGACCTGGCTGGCTGGCGCTGCCTCGATGCCTTTGCGGGCACCGGCGCGCTGGGGCTGGAGGCTGCATCGCGCAACGCGACCCAGGTGCGCATGGTCGAGTCCGATGTGCAGCTGGCCGCGCAGATCAAGCAGCTGGCGCAGAAGCTGGGTGCCACGCAGGTGGAGGTGAGCCGGGGCGATGCGCTGGCTGCGCTGCAGGCCTACACCGCGCACTGGGATCTG encodes the following:
- a CDS encoding M16 family metallopeptidase, with the protein product MKRSTILLALMASLGAGASPAWAASPMPTTAIASNSAGAQQFKLSNGMDLIVQPDKRAPTAVHMVWVRVGSMDEVDGRSGLAHALEHMMFKGTATVAPGDFSRKVAALGGQDNAFTNRDYTGYYQQIPSGKLEEVMRLESDRFANNQWPDSEFKKEIEVIKEERRMRTDDNPRASLMEQLNAATWQASPYHRPVIGWMGDLDSMHPDDARAFHKAWYVPENAVVVVAGDVDVDKVLALAEKYYGSIPARALPERKPRPEPLQKGERRLDYKAPAEQAYVVMSFKVPDLRNLVEPKDSDKDAMALLMLGSVLSGYDGARLDRQLTQGPGRVADATFSGASVVNRGPSTFLLGGVPSQGKTAKDVEAALRAEVARVAKEGVGEAELERVRTQWQASTVYERDSVFGQANDLGSNWVLGLPLDANDKLLALMKTVTAAQVQSLAARYFGDDQMTVATLVPQPLTDADRAAQKRSGAATKDGAVH
- the rsmD gene encoding 16S rRNA (guanine(966)-N(2))-methyltransferase RsmD, producing the protein MGRSAIKSEGALRALVQKAAAAADAAPDAAPARKRGTTGNSGNAARVAASAAGEIRIIGGQWRRTKLAVLTRPDLRPTPDRVRETLFNWLGQDLAGWRCLDAFAGTGALGLEAASRNATQVRMVESDVQLAAQIKQLAQKLGATQVEVSRGDALAALQAYTAHWDLIFLDPPFSGQLFVPALKAAQAAVTAQGFIYLEAPQAWSDEALAELGLVRHRYLKAGAVHAHLLKRAEDAAG
- the ftsY gene encoding signal recognition particle-docking protein FtsY, whose translation is MFSFFKKKSPAADAAPSPSAAEPAPAPAPAADVPPPAPQVPSAPLTPIRPVAAEPTKTGWLRGLGMGGKAAAPAPTAAETVTKNPVTQAPQAPVAPITIASEPASSRDSWMNRLKSGLRKTGSSIATVFTGTKIDEQLYEELEEALLMADTGVKATQHLLKDLKQRVKDSKTTDPAAVKDLLASALADLLAPLEKPLVIGEHSPTVIMVAGVNGAGKTTSIGKLTKHLADAGQSVLLAAADTFRAAAREQLGVWATRNTVEIISQEGGDPAAVSFDAVTAGKARGKDVVLVDTAGRLPTQLHLMEELKKIKRVVTKADGSAPHEVLLVIDGNTGQNALNQVRAFDDALQLTGLIVTKLDGTAKGGVLAAIAQERPIPVYFIGVGEKVEDLETFSAKEFAQALLA
- a CDS encoding M16 family metallopeptidase, whose translation is MRTSFCKTLVGGAAALLACHSAWALLPIEHWTQDSGAQVWLVNSPTIPMVDVQLNFDAGSRRDPADQAGLASAAAMMASKGVKAQGSAPALDENAVGEAWADLGASFGAGASSDALTFSLRSLTDGSLLGRAADLAARQMAQPSYDDAVWQRERERWNAAIKEGNTRPAVVAGRAFNQAVFGSHPYGLRATEETLARISPAVMQQYLARSVDACRAKVTLVGALDKTQADALVKRLLAQVPATPKAQCAAPAEVPAVQPLAKADDIQIAFDSAQAQVLLGQPGIRRADPDFLAVLVGNHILGGGGFASRLMEEVREKRGLVYGVYSSFNPGLDAGAFQIGLQTRPDQAAEALKVTREVLSDFIAKGPTAEELRDAKDNLIGGFALRVDSNAKLLGNVTNIAWNGLPLDYLDHWTDRVEALSADDVRKAMARMVQPDKQVTVVLGAKP